In Caldicellulosiruptor morganii, the following proteins share a genomic window:
- a CDS encoding ammonium transporter, which produces MNYADIVWVLISTALVMLMTPAVGLFYGGMVRRKNLLSTITMSALTLGIISIEWVLVGYSMAFGPNKFGLIGTLDWAGLRDVGYKPNPDYAATIPHLLFMAFQMMFAVITPALIVGAYVERIKFSSYILFTLLWAIFVYNPVAHWVWAKGGWLKNLGALDFAGGTVVHITAGVSALSLSLVLRPRKDFGKVQMEPNNIPLTLFGAFLLWFGWFGFNGGSSLAANEIGVNAFVVTNVAAAAAAVSWMIISWLYKKPSAIGIATGAVVGLVAITPASGYVNALSAIVIGAVASIISFYFIRLRERLKLDETLDVWACHGMGGTWGAIATGIFASKAVNSAGGDGLIFGNFRLFLVQILSVAVVWAFSFVVTFIIAKILDKTVGLSVTYEEETVGLDISQHGEEAYGGI; this is translated from the coding sequence ATGAACTATGCAGATATTGTATGGGTGCTTATTTCAACTGCTCTGGTTATGCTGATGACACCAGCGGTAGGTCTTTTTTACGGCGGAATGGTAAGAAGAAAAAATCTACTTTCAACAATTACCATGTCAGCATTGACTTTGGGAATAATCAGCATTGAATGGGTACTGGTTGGTTACAGCATGGCGTTTGGTCCTAATAAATTTGGTTTGATTGGAACCTTAGATTGGGCAGGTTTAAGAGATGTGGGGTATAAACCTAACCCTGACTATGCAGCCACAATTCCACACCTTTTGTTCATGGCATTTCAGATGATGTTTGCTGTAATTACCCCGGCTTTGATTGTAGGAGCCTATGTAGAAAGAATCAAATTTAGCAGTTATATACTCTTTACGCTGCTGTGGGCTATATTTGTATACAACCCTGTTGCGCACTGGGTGTGGGCAAAAGGTGGATGGCTTAAAAATTTGGGTGCTTTGGACTTTGCAGGCGGGACAGTTGTTCATATAACCGCTGGTGTCTCTGCTTTATCGCTGTCACTTGTGCTAAGACCGAGGAAAGATTTTGGCAAGGTTCAGATGGAACCAAACAATATTCCACTTACATTATTTGGTGCGTTTTTGCTCTGGTTTGGATGGTTCGGGTTCAATGGTGGAAGCAGCTTGGCTGCAAACGAGATAGGAGTGAATGCATTTGTTGTAACAAATGTAGCTGCTGCAGCTGCCGCTGTTTCGTGGATGATTATAAGCTGGCTTTATAAAAAGCCAAGTGCAATTGGAATTGCAACAGGTGCGGTTGTTGGGCTTGTTGCAATAACACCTGCATCGGGTTATGTAAATGCTCTTTCAGCAATTGTAATAGGTGCAGTTGCATCTATAATCTCATTCTACTTTATAAGGCTTCGCGAAAGACTGAAGCTTGATGAGACTCTGGATGTATGGGCATGCCATGGCATGGGTGGGACCTGGGGGGCAATAGCAACAGGAATATTTGCCAGCAAGGCTGTAAATTCTGCTGGAGGTGACGGTTTGATATTTGGAAATTTTAGATTATTTTTGGTACAGATTCTTTCTGTAGCTGTTGTATGGGCTTTCTCATTTGTTGTTACTTTTATAATAGCGAAAATTCTTGACAAGACAGTTGGACTTTCTGTCACATACGAAGAGGAGACAGTTGGTCTTGACATATCCCAGCATGGCGAAGAGGCTTATGGCGGAATCTAA
- a CDS encoding P-II family nitrogen regulator: MKKIEAIIREEKLNDLKECLEKEGIYGMTVMRVKGRGIQRGITLQWRAGSYTVDLLPKVLVMIVVSDERFEKVIDIILDCCSTGNPGDGKIFVSEVSEVIRISSKERNVKI; this comes from the coding sequence ATGAAAAAGATAGAAGCTATTATCAGGGAAGAAAAGCTAAATGACCTCAAGGAGTGCTTGGAAAAAGAAGGAATCTATGGCATGACAGTTATGAGAGTAAAAGGAAGAGGAATCCAGCGAGGAATTACTCTGCAGTGGAGGGCAGGGTCTTACACAGTAGACCTTTTGCCAAAGGTTTTGGTAATGATTGTTGTAAGCGATGAGCGATTTGAAAAGGTTATAGATATTATTCTTGATTGCTGTTCAACTGGCAACCCGGGCGATGGGAAAATATTTGTCTCAGAGGTAAGTGAGGTTATTAGAATTAGCAGCAAAGAGAGAAATGTAAAAATTTAA
- a CDS encoding glycosyltransferase, with translation MKVLHLISGGDTGGAKTHIINLCSKLKNLVDLKIICFMYGPFYEEVKNASIDIDVIPQRSRFDLSVVDRLYNLIEEQGYDIIHCHGARANFIGMFLKRKLKDKPFITTIHSDFDLDFQDVFYKRIIFSYLNKISLKRFDYFISVGSGLISKIKSLGVNEKRIFLLYNGFDFDKQISFEEKDSFLSKYMDKSVYQSKTIVGNLSRLYKVKGLDVFIKAANLVVKDNPDVIFLIGGSGPQKEFLQNMINEFKLNDRVFLLGNIKNPYDFFNAIDINVISSYSETFPYSILEATALEKCCVSSKVGSVPDLIEDGENGFLFEVGDYKELARKIETLLNSRELITAFGKRLSQKAKEKFSADTMAKMQFDIYKKIMKKR, from the coding sequence ATGAAAGTCTTGCATCTAATAAGCGGTGGGGATACCGGGGGCGCAAAAACACATATTATAAATCTCTGTTCAAAACTAAAAAATCTGGTTGATTTAAAAATTATCTGCTTTATGTACGGACCATTTTATGAAGAGGTGAAGAATGCCTCAATTGACATAGACGTTATTCCACAGCGTTCACGATTTGATTTAAGTGTTGTTGACAGGCTTTATAATCTGATAGAAGAGCAGGGTTATGATATAATCCACTGTCACGGGGCAAGGGCAAACTTTATTGGTATGTTTCTCAAAAGGAAACTCAAAGACAAACCTTTTATAACAACAATACATAGTGATTTTGACCTGGACTTTCAGGACGTTTTTTATAAAAGGATTATTTTTTCATACCTGAATAAGATCTCACTGAAAAGATTTGATTATTTTATATCTGTGGGTTCTGGACTAATTAGCAAGATTAAAAGCTTGGGAGTGAATGAAAAAAGAATTTTTCTTTTGTACAACGGATTTGACTTTGACAAACAGATAAGTTTTGAAGAAAAAGATTCATTTTTGTCAAAGTATATGGACAAATCTGTATATCAATCCAAGACAATTGTTGGGAATTTGAGTCGATTATATAAAGTAAAAGGATTGGATGTATTTATTAAAGCTGCAAACCTTGTGGTAAAAGACAATCCCGATGTAATTTTTCTAATTGGTGGCAGTGGCCCTCAGAAGGAATTTCTTCAAAATATGATAAATGAGTTTAAATTGAATGATAGAGTCTTTTTGCTTGGCAACATAAAAAACCCTTATGATTTTTTCAATGCAATTGATATAAATGTGATTAGTTCATACTCAGAGACTTTCCCCTACTCAATCTTAGAAGCAACAGCTCTTGAAAAATGTTGTGTCTCAAGCAAGGTTGGTTCTGTTCCAGACCTTATTGAAGACGGTGAAAATGGCTTTTTGTTTGAGGTAGGAGATTATAAAGAACTTGCCAGAAAAATAGAAACTCTTTTGAATAGCAGAGAACTTATTACAGCTTTCGGTAAAAGACTTTCTCAAAAGGCAAAAGAAAAATTCTCAGCTGACACCATGGCCAAAATGCAGTTTGATATATATAAAAAGATTATGAAAAAAAGATAA